CGATGGGTTGGGATGCCATCGACGGATTGGGATTCACCCGGGGATCGTGGGCACGGGCCCACCTGCGCGACGGCGAGATTGTGCGGTTGCCCGCGGTAAGTTTCGCCACCCTGCCGCTGCTGACCGAGGCCAGCGGCGGGCGGGTGCCCAACCCGTATCGCTGAATCAGCAGCAAGGGGACGGCGACGCGCCAGCGCAGTGCTAACCCAGCGGGTTGGCTCCGTTGAGGAACACCCACATCGCGATGCCCCCGGCGATTCCGAGCACCAGGGCCGCGATCGATCCGATGAAGGGCCGCCGCGCCCAGCCGCGGTCGCCGTCGAGGCCGTACCGCCCGGGGCCGACCAGCACGATCGCCACTGCCACCACGATCAGGATGACGTGGTATTCGTGGCCGTCGGGCAGGAAAAGGTCGAACCGGCCCTGGTTATGCGATGCGACGCCGGTGAGCACGCCGTTGATGAAGTACGCCAGCGCGCCGGCGGCGGCCAGCGGGGTGAACAGCCCGAGCACCAGCAGCAGGCCGGCGGCGATCTGCCCGCCCCCTGCCGCGTAGGTCAGGATGTCGGCGTGTTGGTAGCCGGCCGCGGCGATGGAACTCTTGAAATCGGCCAGCCCTTGACCGCCCCACCACCCGAACAGCTGACGCAGCCCGTGGGCCACCAACAGCACACCGAGACCCAACCGCAGAACCAGCAGACCGAGATCCTGGGTACCGCGCCGGTCCACCGCCCGGAACGGCTCGTCGGCGTCGGTGTCGCCGCCGATGGCAACTCCGACGCGGCCGGGGTTGGGCTGCGGCTCGGCGTAGGGCAACGGGTGGTAGCCGGTGCCTACCGGGCGAACACCGGTGGG
The window above is part of the Mycolicibacter sp. MU0102 genome. Proteins encoded here:
- a CDS encoding DoxX family membrane protein; the protein is MTSHGEGSHWRRPGETADAGKGRPKSARLVDPEDDMPSPTYTGDFETAAIPAYDPTGVRPVGTGYHPLPYAEPQPNPGRVGVAIGGDTDADEPFRAVDRRGTQDLGLLVLRLGLGVLLVAHGLRQLFGWWGGQGLADFKSSIAAAGYQHADILTYAAGGGQIAAGLLLVLGLFTPLAAAGALAYFINGVLTGVASHNQGRFDLFLPDGHEYHVILIVVAVAIVLVGPGRYGLDGDRGWARRPFIGSIAALVLGIAGGIAMWVFLNGANPLG